One genomic window of Piliocolobus tephrosceles isolate RC106 chromosome 19, ASM277652v3, whole genome shotgun sequence includes the following:
- the FBXO7 gene encoding F-box only protein 7 isoform X5 has product MRLRVRLLKRTWPLEVPEAEPTLGQLRAHLSQALLCTWGYSSDTRFTITLNYKDALTGDEETLASYGIVSGDLICLILQDDIPAPNLPSSTDSEHSSLQNNDQPSLATSSNQTSIQDEQPSDSFQGQAAQSDVWNDDSMLGPSQNFEAESIQDIEDMAEGTGFYPSEPMLCSESVEGQVPHSLETLYQSADCSDANDALIVLIHLLMLESGYMPQINLINLHYLFPFHFVPQGTEAKALSMPEKWKLSGVYKLHYMHPLCEGSSATLTCVPLGNLIVVNATLKINNEIRSVKRLQLLPESFICKEKLGENVAKIYKDLQKLSRLFKDQLVYPLLAFTRQALSLPDVFGLVVLPLELKLRIFRLLDVRSVLSLSAVCRDLFTASNDPLLWRFLYLRDFRAVQEEAHTKKRIPQRAVCDAPAIVNSCHSILSQPLAP; this is encoded by the exons ATGAGGCTGCGGGTGCGGCTTCTGAAGCGGACCTGGCCGCTGGAGGTGCCCGAGGCAGAGCCGACGCTGGGGCAGCTGCGCGCGCACCTGAGCCAGGCCCTGCTGTGCACCTGGGGGTACAG TTCTGATACCCGATTTACAATTACATTGAACTACAAGGATGCCCTCACTGGAGATGAAGAGACCTTGGCTTCCTATGGGATTGTTTCTGGGGACTTGATATGTTTGATTCTTCAAGATGACATTCCAGCGCCTAATTTACCTTCATCCACAGATTCAGAGCATTCTTCACTCCAGAATAATGACCAACCCTCTTTGGCCACCAGCTCCAATCAGACTAGCATACAGGATGAACAACCGAGTGATTCATTCCAAGGACAGGCAGCCCAGTCTGATGTTTGGAATGACGACAGTATG ttaGGGCCTAGTCAAAATTTTGAAGCTGAGTCAATTCAAGATATTGAGGATATGGCAGAGGGCACAGGTTTCTACCCCTCAGAACCCATGCTCTGTAGTGAATCGGTGGAAGGGCAAGTGCCACATTCATTAGAGACCTTGTATCAATCAGCTGACTGTTCTGATGCCAATGATGCCTTGATCGTGTTGATACATCTTCTCATGTTGGAGTCAGGTTACATGCCTCAG ATTAATCTCATTAATCTTCATTATTTGTTTCCCTTTCATTTCGTTCCCCAGGGCACCGAAGCCAAAGCACTGTCCATGCCCGAGAAGTGGAAGTTGAGCGGGGTGTATAAGCTGCATTATATGCATCCTCTCTGCGAGGGCAGCTCCGCTACTCTCACCTGTGTGCCTCTGGGAAACCTGATTGTTGTAAATG CTACACTGAAAATCAACAATGAGATTAGAAGTGTGAAAAGATTGCAGCTGCTACCAGAATCTTTTATTTGCAAAGAGAAACTAG gGGAAAATGTAGCCAAGATATACAAAGATCTTCAGAAACTCTCTCGCCTCTTTAAAGACCAGCTGGTGTATCCTCTTCTGGCTTTTACCCGACAAG cactgaGCCTACCAGATGTATTTGGGTTGGTCGTCCTCCCATTGGAACTGAAACTACGGATCTTCCGACTTCTGGATGTTCGTTCCGTCTTGTCTTTGTCTGCAGTTTGTCGTGACCTCTTTACTGCTTCAAATGACCCGCTTCTATGGAGGTTTTTATATCTGCGTGATTTTCGAG ctGTACAGGAAGAGGCACATACAAAGAAAAGAATCCCCCAAAGGGCGGTTTGTGATGCTCCTGCCATCGTCAACTCATGCCATTCCATTCTATCCCAACCCCTTGCACCCTAG
- the FBXO7 gene encoding F-box only protein 7 isoform X3 has translation MARPPGDSGPLLDSEHSSLQNNDQPSLATSSNQTSIQDEQPSDSFQGQAAQSDVWNDDSMLGPSQNFEAESIQDIEDMAEGTGFYPSEPMLCSESVEGQVPHSLETLYQSADCSDANDALIVLIHLLMLESGYMPQINLINLHYLFPFHFVPQGTEAKALSMPEKWKLSGVYKLHYMHPLCEGSSATLTCVPLGNLIVVNATLKINNEIRSVKRLQLLPESFICKEKLGENVAKIYKDLQKLSRLFKDQLVYPLLAFTRQALSLPDVFGLVVLPLELKLRIFRLLDVRSVLSLSAVCRDLFTASNDPLLWRFLYLRDFRDNTVRVQDTDWKELYRKRHIQRKESPKGRFVMLLPSSTHAIPFYPNPLHPRPFPSSRLPPGIIGGEYDQRLTLPYVGDPINSLIPGPGETPSQFPPLRPRFDPIGPLPGPNPILPGRGGPNDRFPFRPSRGRPTDGHLSFM, from the exons ATGGCGCGGCCTCCCGGGGACTCCGGTCCCCTCCTGG ATTCAGAGCATTCTTCACTCCAGAATAATGACCAACCCTCTTTGGCCACCAGCTCCAATCAGACTAGCATACAGGATGAACAACCGAGTGATTCATTCCAAGGACAGGCAGCCCAGTCTGATGTTTGGAATGACGACAGTATG ttaGGGCCTAGTCAAAATTTTGAAGCTGAGTCAATTCAAGATATTGAGGATATGGCAGAGGGCACAGGTTTCTACCCCTCAGAACCCATGCTCTGTAGTGAATCGGTGGAAGGGCAAGTGCCACATTCATTAGAGACCTTGTATCAATCAGCTGACTGTTCTGATGCCAATGATGCCTTGATCGTGTTGATACATCTTCTCATGTTGGAGTCAGGTTACATGCCTCAG ATTAATCTCATTAATCTTCATTATTTGTTTCCCTTTCATTTCGTTCCCCAGGGCACCGAAGCCAAAGCACTGTCCATGCCCGAGAAGTGGAAGTTGAGCGGGGTGTATAAGCTGCATTATATGCATCCTCTCTGCGAGGGCAGCTCCGCTACTCTCACCTGTGTGCCTCTGGGAAACCTGATTGTTGTAAATG CTACACTGAAAATCAACAATGAGATTAGAAGTGTGAAAAGATTGCAGCTGCTACCAGAATCTTTTATTTGCAAAGAGAAACTAG gGGAAAATGTAGCCAAGATATACAAAGATCTTCAGAAACTCTCTCGCCTCTTTAAAGACCAGCTGGTGTATCCTCTTCTGGCTTTTACCCGACAAG cactgaGCCTACCAGATGTATTTGGGTTGGTCGTCCTCCCATTGGAACTGAAACTACGGATCTTCCGACTTCTGGATGTTCGTTCCGTCTTGTCTTTGTCTGCAGTTTGTCGTGACCTCTTTACTGCTTCAAATGACCCGCTTCTATGGAGGTTTTTATATCTGCGTGATTTTCGAG ACAATACTGTCAGAGTTCAAGACACAGATTGGAAAGAA ctGTACAGGAAGAGGCACATACAAAGAAAAGAATCCCCCAAAGGGCGGTTTGTGATGCTCCTGCCATCGTCAACTCATGCCATTCCATTCTATCCCAACCCCTTGCACCCTAGGCCGTTTCCTAGCTCCCGCCTTCCTCCAGGAATTATCGGGGGTGAATATGACCAAAGACTAACACTTCCCTATGTTGGAGACCCAATCAATTCACTCATTCCTGGTCCTGGGGAGACGCCCAGCCAGTTCCCTCCACTCAGACCACGCTTTGATCCAATTGGCCCACTCCCAGGACCTAACCCCATCTTGCCAGGGCGAGGCGGCCCCAATGACAGATTTCCCTTTAGACCCAGTAGGGGTCGGCCAACTGACGGCCACCTGTCATTCATgtga
- the FBXO7 gene encoding F-box only protein 7 isoform X1, with the protein MRLRVRLLKRTWPLEVPEAEPTLGQLRAHLSQALLCTWGYSSDTRFTITLNYKDALTGDEETLASYGIVSGDLICLILQDDIPAPNLPSSTDSEHSSLQNNDQPSLATSSNQTSIQDEQPSDSFQGQAAQSDVWNDDSMLGPSQNFEAESIQDIEDMAEGTGFYPSEPMLCSESVEGQVPHSLETLYQSADCSDANDALIVLIHLLMLESGYMPQINLINLHYLFPFHFVPQGTEAKALSMPEKWKLSGVYKLHYMHPLCEGSSATLTCVPLGNLIVVNATLKINNEIRSVKRLQLLPESFICKEKLGENVAKIYKDLQKLSRLFKDQLVYPLLAFTRQALSLPDVFGLVVLPLELKLRIFRLLDVRSVLSLSAVCRDLFTASNDPLLWRFLYLRDFRDNTVRVQDTDWKELYRKRHIQRKESPKGRFVMLLPSSTHAIPFYPNPLHPRPFPSSRLPPGIIGGEYDQRLTLPYVGDPINSLIPGPGETPSQFPPLRPRFDPIGPLPGPNPILPGRGGPNDRFPFRPSRGRPTDGHLSFM; encoded by the exons ATGAGGCTGCGGGTGCGGCTTCTGAAGCGGACCTGGCCGCTGGAGGTGCCCGAGGCAGAGCCGACGCTGGGGCAGCTGCGCGCGCACCTGAGCCAGGCCCTGCTGTGCACCTGGGGGTACAG TTCTGATACCCGATTTACAATTACATTGAACTACAAGGATGCCCTCACTGGAGATGAAGAGACCTTGGCTTCCTATGGGATTGTTTCTGGGGACTTGATATGTTTGATTCTTCAAGATGACATTCCAGCGCCTAATTTACCTTCATCCACAGATTCAGAGCATTCTTCACTCCAGAATAATGACCAACCCTCTTTGGCCACCAGCTCCAATCAGACTAGCATACAGGATGAACAACCGAGTGATTCATTCCAAGGACAGGCAGCCCAGTCTGATGTTTGGAATGACGACAGTATG ttaGGGCCTAGTCAAAATTTTGAAGCTGAGTCAATTCAAGATATTGAGGATATGGCAGAGGGCACAGGTTTCTACCCCTCAGAACCCATGCTCTGTAGTGAATCGGTGGAAGGGCAAGTGCCACATTCATTAGAGACCTTGTATCAATCAGCTGACTGTTCTGATGCCAATGATGCCTTGATCGTGTTGATACATCTTCTCATGTTGGAGTCAGGTTACATGCCTCAG ATTAATCTCATTAATCTTCATTATTTGTTTCCCTTTCATTTCGTTCCCCAGGGCACCGAAGCCAAAGCACTGTCCATGCCCGAGAAGTGGAAGTTGAGCGGGGTGTATAAGCTGCATTATATGCATCCTCTCTGCGAGGGCAGCTCCGCTACTCTCACCTGTGTGCCTCTGGGAAACCTGATTGTTGTAAATG CTACACTGAAAATCAACAATGAGATTAGAAGTGTGAAAAGATTGCAGCTGCTACCAGAATCTTTTATTTGCAAAGAGAAACTAG gGGAAAATGTAGCCAAGATATACAAAGATCTTCAGAAACTCTCTCGCCTCTTTAAAGACCAGCTGGTGTATCCTCTTCTGGCTTTTACCCGACAAG cactgaGCCTACCAGATGTATTTGGGTTGGTCGTCCTCCCATTGGAACTGAAACTACGGATCTTCCGACTTCTGGATGTTCGTTCCGTCTTGTCTTTGTCTGCAGTTTGTCGTGACCTCTTTACTGCTTCAAATGACCCGCTTCTATGGAGGTTTTTATATCTGCGTGATTTTCGAG ACAATACTGTCAGAGTTCAAGACACAGATTGGAAAGAA ctGTACAGGAAGAGGCACATACAAAGAAAAGAATCCCCCAAAGGGCGGTTTGTGATGCTCCTGCCATCGTCAACTCATGCCATTCCATTCTATCCCAACCCCTTGCACCCTAGGCCGTTTCCTAGCTCCCGCCTTCCTCCAGGAATTATCGGGGGTGAATATGACCAAAGACTAACACTTCCCTATGTTGGAGACCCAATCAATTCACTCATTCCTGGTCCTGGGGAGACGCCCAGCCAGTTCCCTCCACTCAGACCACGCTTTGATCCAATTGGCCCACTCCCAGGACCTAACCCCATCTTGCCAGGGCGAGGCGGCCCCAATGACAGATTTCCCTTTAGACCCAGTAGGGGTCGGCCAACTGACGGCCACCTGTCATTCATgtga
- the FBXO7 gene encoding F-box only protein 7 isoform X4, whose product MARPPGDSGPLLDSEHSSLQNNDQPSLATSSNQTSIQDEQPSDSFQGQAAQSDVWNDDSMLGPSQNFEAESIQDIEDMAEGTGFYPSEPMLCSESVEGQVPHSLETLYQSADCSDANDALIVLIHLLMLESGYMPQGTEAKALSMPEKWKLSGVYKLHYMHPLCEGSSATLTCVPLGNLIVVNATLKINNEIRSVKRLQLLPESFICKEKLGENVAKIYKDLQKLSRLFKDQLVYPLLAFTRQALSLPDVFGLVVLPLELKLRIFRLLDVRSVLSLSAVCRDLFTASNDPLLWRFLYLRDFRDNTVRVQDTDWKELYRKRHIQRKESPKGRFVMLLPSSTHAIPFYPNPLHPRPFPSSRLPPGIIGGEYDQRLTLPYVGDPINSLIPGPGETPSQFPPLRPRFDPIGPLPGPNPILPGRGGPNDRFPFRPSRGRPTDGHLSFM is encoded by the exons ATGGCGCGGCCTCCCGGGGACTCCGGTCCCCTCCTGG ATTCAGAGCATTCTTCACTCCAGAATAATGACCAACCCTCTTTGGCCACCAGCTCCAATCAGACTAGCATACAGGATGAACAACCGAGTGATTCATTCCAAGGACAGGCAGCCCAGTCTGATGTTTGGAATGACGACAGTATG ttaGGGCCTAGTCAAAATTTTGAAGCTGAGTCAATTCAAGATATTGAGGATATGGCAGAGGGCACAGGTTTCTACCCCTCAGAACCCATGCTCTGTAGTGAATCGGTGGAAGGGCAAGTGCCACATTCATTAGAGACCTTGTATCAATCAGCTGACTGTTCTGATGCCAATGATGCCTTGATCGTGTTGATACATCTTCTCATGTTGGAGTCAGGTTACATGCCTCAG GGCACCGAAGCCAAAGCACTGTCCATGCCCGAGAAGTGGAAGTTGAGCGGGGTGTATAAGCTGCATTATATGCATCCTCTCTGCGAGGGCAGCTCCGCTACTCTCACCTGTGTGCCTCTGGGAAACCTGATTGTTGTAAATG CTACACTGAAAATCAACAATGAGATTAGAAGTGTGAAAAGATTGCAGCTGCTACCAGAATCTTTTATTTGCAAAGAGAAACTAG gGGAAAATGTAGCCAAGATATACAAAGATCTTCAGAAACTCTCTCGCCTCTTTAAAGACCAGCTGGTGTATCCTCTTCTGGCTTTTACCCGACAAG cactgaGCCTACCAGATGTATTTGGGTTGGTCGTCCTCCCATTGGAACTGAAACTACGGATCTTCCGACTTCTGGATGTTCGTTCCGTCTTGTCTTTGTCTGCAGTTTGTCGTGACCTCTTTACTGCTTCAAATGACCCGCTTCTATGGAGGTTTTTATATCTGCGTGATTTTCGAG ACAATACTGTCAGAGTTCAAGACACAGATTGGAAAGAA ctGTACAGGAAGAGGCACATACAAAGAAAAGAATCCCCCAAAGGGCGGTTTGTGATGCTCCTGCCATCGTCAACTCATGCCATTCCATTCTATCCCAACCCCTTGCACCCTAGGCCGTTTCCTAGCTCCCGCCTTCCTCCAGGAATTATCGGGGGTGAATATGACCAAAGACTAACACTTCCCTATGTTGGAGACCCAATCAATTCACTCATTCCTGGTCCTGGGGAGACGCCCAGCCAGTTCCCTCCACTCAGACCACGCTTTGATCCAATTGGCCCACTCCCAGGACCTAACCCCATCTTGCCAGGGCGAGGCGGCCCCAATGACAGATTTCCCTTTAGACCCAGTAGGGGTCGGCCAACTGACGGCCACCTGTCATTCATgtga
- the FBXO7 gene encoding F-box only protein 7 isoform X2 produces MRLRVRLLKRTWPLEVPEAEPTLGQLRAHLSQALLCTWGYSSDTRFTITLNYKDALTGDEETLASYGIVSGDLICLILQDDIPAPNLPSSTDSEHSSLQNNDQPSLATSSNQTSIQDEQPSDSFQGQAAQSDVWNDDSMLGPSQNFEAESIQDIEDMAEGTGFYPSEPMLCSESVEGQVPHSLETLYQSADCSDANDALIVLIHLLMLESGYMPQGTEAKALSMPEKWKLSGVYKLHYMHPLCEGSSATLTCVPLGNLIVVNATLKINNEIRSVKRLQLLPESFICKEKLGENVAKIYKDLQKLSRLFKDQLVYPLLAFTRQALSLPDVFGLVVLPLELKLRIFRLLDVRSVLSLSAVCRDLFTASNDPLLWRFLYLRDFRDNTVRVQDTDWKELYRKRHIQRKESPKGRFVMLLPSSTHAIPFYPNPLHPRPFPSSRLPPGIIGGEYDQRLTLPYVGDPINSLIPGPGETPSQFPPLRPRFDPIGPLPGPNPILPGRGGPNDRFPFRPSRGRPTDGHLSFM; encoded by the exons ATGAGGCTGCGGGTGCGGCTTCTGAAGCGGACCTGGCCGCTGGAGGTGCCCGAGGCAGAGCCGACGCTGGGGCAGCTGCGCGCGCACCTGAGCCAGGCCCTGCTGTGCACCTGGGGGTACAG TTCTGATACCCGATTTACAATTACATTGAACTACAAGGATGCCCTCACTGGAGATGAAGAGACCTTGGCTTCCTATGGGATTGTTTCTGGGGACTTGATATGTTTGATTCTTCAAGATGACATTCCAGCGCCTAATTTACCTTCATCCACAGATTCAGAGCATTCTTCACTCCAGAATAATGACCAACCCTCTTTGGCCACCAGCTCCAATCAGACTAGCATACAGGATGAACAACCGAGTGATTCATTCCAAGGACAGGCAGCCCAGTCTGATGTTTGGAATGACGACAGTATG ttaGGGCCTAGTCAAAATTTTGAAGCTGAGTCAATTCAAGATATTGAGGATATGGCAGAGGGCACAGGTTTCTACCCCTCAGAACCCATGCTCTGTAGTGAATCGGTGGAAGGGCAAGTGCCACATTCATTAGAGACCTTGTATCAATCAGCTGACTGTTCTGATGCCAATGATGCCTTGATCGTGTTGATACATCTTCTCATGTTGGAGTCAGGTTACATGCCTCAG GGCACCGAAGCCAAAGCACTGTCCATGCCCGAGAAGTGGAAGTTGAGCGGGGTGTATAAGCTGCATTATATGCATCCTCTCTGCGAGGGCAGCTCCGCTACTCTCACCTGTGTGCCTCTGGGAAACCTGATTGTTGTAAATG CTACACTGAAAATCAACAATGAGATTAGAAGTGTGAAAAGATTGCAGCTGCTACCAGAATCTTTTATTTGCAAAGAGAAACTAG gGGAAAATGTAGCCAAGATATACAAAGATCTTCAGAAACTCTCTCGCCTCTTTAAAGACCAGCTGGTGTATCCTCTTCTGGCTTTTACCCGACAAG cactgaGCCTACCAGATGTATTTGGGTTGGTCGTCCTCCCATTGGAACTGAAACTACGGATCTTCCGACTTCTGGATGTTCGTTCCGTCTTGTCTTTGTCTGCAGTTTGTCGTGACCTCTTTACTGCTTCAAATGACCCGCTTCTATGGAGGTTTTTATATCTGCGTGATTTTCGAG ACAATACTGTCAGAGTTCAAGACACAGATTGGAAAGAA ctGTACAGGAAGAGGCACATACAAAGAAAAGAATCCCCCAAAGGGCGGTTTGTGATGCTCCTGCCATCGTCAACTCATGCCATTCCATTCTATCCCAACCCCTTGCACCCTAGGCCGTTTCCTAGCTCCCGCCTTCCTCCAGGAATTATCGGGGGTGAATATGACCAAAGACTAACACTTCCCTATGTTGGAGACCCAATCAATTCACTCATTCCTGGTCCTGGGGAGACGCCCAGCCAGTTCCCTCCACTCAGACCACGCTTTGATCCAATTGGCCCACTCCCAGGACCTAACCCCATCTTGCCAGGGCGAGGCGGCCCCAATGACAGATTTCCCTTTAGACCCAGTAGGGGTCGGCCAACTGACGGCCACCTGTCATTCATgtga
- the FBXO7 gene encoding F-box only protein 7 isoform X6, giving the protein MRLRVRLLKRTWPLEVPEAEPTLGQLRAHLSQALLCTWGYSSDTRFTITLNYKDALTGDEETLASYGIVSGDLICLILQDDIPAPNLPSSTDSEHSSLQNNDQPSLATSSNQTSIQDEQPSDSFQGQAAQSDVWNDDSMLGPSQNFEAESIQDIEDMAEGTGFYPSEPMLCSESVEGQVPHSLETLYQSADCSDANDALIVLIHLLMLESGYMPQGTEAKALSMPEKWKLSGVYKLHYMHPLCEGSSATLTCVPLGNLIVVNATLKINNEIRSVKRLQLLPESFICKEKLGENVAKIYKDLQKLSRLFKDQLVYPLLAFTRQALSLPDVFGLVVLPLELKLRIFRLLDVRSVLSLSAVCRDLFTASNDPLLWRFLYLRDFRAVQEEAHTKKRIPQRAVCDAPAIVNSCHSILSQPLAP; this is encoded by the exons ATGAGGCTGCGGGTGCGGCTTCTGAAGCGGACCTGGCCGCTGGAGGTGCCCGAGGCAGAGCCGACGCTGGGGCAGCTGCGCGCGCACCTGAGCCAGGCCCTGCTGTGCACCTGGGGGTACAG TTCTGATACCCGATTTACAATTACATTGAACTACAAGGATGCCCTCACTGGAGATGAAGAGACCTTGGCTTCCTATGGGATTGTTTCTGGGGACTTGATATGTTTGATTCTTCAAGATGACATTCCAGCGCCTAATTTACCTTCATCCACAGATTCAGAGCATTCTTCACTCCAGAATAATGACCAACCCTCTTTGGCCACCAGCTCCAATCAGACTAGCATACAGGATGAACAACCGAGTGATTCATTCCAAGGACAGGCAGCCCAGTCTGATGTTTGGAATGACGACAGTATG ttaGGGCCTAGTCAAAATTTTGAAGCTGAGTCAATTCAAGATATTGAGGATATGGCAGAGGGCACAGGTTTCTACCCCTCAGAACCCATGCTCTGTAGTGAATCGGTGGAAGGGCAAGTGCCACATTCATTAGAGACCTTGTATCAATCAGCTGACTGTTCTGATGCCAATGATGCCTTGATCGTGTTGATACATCTTCTCATGTTGGAGTCAGGTTACATGCCTCAG GGCACCGAAGCCAAAGCACTGTCCATGCCCGAGAAGTGGAAGTTGAGCGGGGTGTATAAGCTGCATTATATGCATCCTCTCTGCGAGGGCAGCTCCGCTACTCTCACCTGTGTGCCTCTGGGAAACCTGATTGTTGTAAATG CTACACTGAAAATCAACAATGAGATTAGAAGTGTGAAAAGATTGCAGCTGCTACCAGAATCTTTTATTTGCAAAGAGAAACTAG gGGAAAATGTAGCCAAGATATACAAAGATCTTCAGAAACTCTCTCGCCTCTTTAAAGACCAGCTGGTGTATCCTCTTCTGGCTTTTACCCGACAAG cactgaGCCTACCAGATGTATTTGGGTTGGTCGTCCTCCCATTGGAACTGAAACTACGGATCTTCCGACTTCTGGATGTTCGTTCCGTCTTGTCTTTGTCTGCAGTTTGTCGTGACCTCTTTACTGCTTCAAATGACCCGCTTCTATGGAGGTTTTTATATCTGCGTGATTTTCGAG ctGTACAGGAAGAGGCACATACAAAGAAAAGAATCCCCCAAAGGGCGGTTTGTGATGCTCCTGCCATCGTCAACTCATGCCATTCCATTCTATCCCAACCCCTTGCACCCTAG